CAGGCCACGGCGCGGGCCGCATCCTGCAAAATCTCCGGGTAGTGCACGTCCGGATACAGCCGGTAATCGGCGATCACGGCCAGGTAGCCGCGCGCCGCCAGCGCGTGGCCAACGAAGGCATAGTCGGCGCGCTCGCCCGTCGTCCAGTTACCGCCATAAAAGAACACCACCACGGGTACGGGCCCCGTGCGGATTTTGGGGGCGTACACATCGAGCTTTTGCCGTGGCAGGGGGCCGTAGGCCAGGCCCCGCGTCACCTGCGAGGCACTGCCGGACGACAAGGCATTGATGGCACTCAAGGGTGAGCAGGCGGCCAGGCCGGCAGCGAGCGGGATGGCCGCCAGCAAACCGAGCAATGTAGTGCGCAGGATCGTCATGCCAGCTCCTGATGGTGGTGGTTGATGCTTGCAGTGTAGGCCAGGCAGGGCAGGGCGCACACGGGGAAGTTGCTGTCTAGTATAGATAAATGTTGCATGCGTCAATCAATCCTGCAACAGCCATTTGCGCGCCGTGGCGATGACGGCGTCCGACAAGGTGCGCGTGAGGGGCGTCTGGATATCCCAGGCATGCCAGGTCAGGGGCACGTCGAGCGCCTGACCGGCCGCCACGTCGACCAGCCTGCCAGCGGCCAGCGCCGTTTCCGCCTGCAGCAAAGGCACCATGCCATAAGCATAGCCCGCTTCGATGAAGCGCACGAAGTCGCGCGCGGAACCGAGCACATGGTGCGGATAGCGGCCCGTGTAGCCAAGCCGGTGCTGCAGATAGCGCTCGTGCAGCGCATCCTTGCTGCCAAACGTGATGGCCGGCGCCTGGCTGACGGCCTCCACCGTAAAACCATGGGGAAACCACTGCTGCGCGAACCCTGGCGAGGCCACGCACAGGTAGCGCATGCCGCCCAGCGGCGTGGCCGTGGTGCCGGCCACGAGGTCGTTGGCGCTGGTGACGCAGGCAAACACGCGCCCTTCGCGCAACTGGCTCAGGGTGTGGTCCTGGTCGTCAAGGCGGATATCGAGCAGGCAGGACGGCGGCGAGAGTAGCGGCCCCAGCGCTTCCGGGATCCAGGTGGCGGCGCTGTCGGCGTTGACGGCGATGGCCAGCTCCGGCAATTGCGTGGTGGGCCCGGGCTGGGCGTCGAGCGCCGCTTCGAGCAGCTTGACTTGGCGGTAATGGGCGATCAGGCGCTGGCCCGCTTCCGTCGGCAGGGGCGGGTGGCTACGGATGATCAATAAAGTGCCTTCCAGGTTTTCCAGGGTGCGGATGCGCTGCGACACGGCCGGCTGGCTGATCGCCAGCGCCTGCGCGGCCTTTTCAAAGCTGCCCAAGCCGATCACGGCGTCGAGGGCGGCCAATCCACGGTAATCGACGACGCGCATAAGATTCTCTTATATATGGTTAGAATCATTCATTATACTTATATTTACTTTTTCTTTACACTGTTGAAATAGGGTAACAACTCCACTCTCCCGCGCGGTTCCCCTGGTTCCGCACCACCCTCCACCTACCTCTGATGACTTTGCCGTTGCCGGCAGAGCGTGGGCGGCCGTGCGCGTGATGGAAAGCAATAGAAAGGAATCGATATGGACAGCGCAATTTTCTTGAAAGGCATGGGGCTCGGAGCGAGCCTGATCGTGGCCATCGGCACGCAGAACGCCTTCTTGCTCAAGCAGGGGCTGAAGCGTCATTACGTGCTCACCTGCATCCTCGTCTGCTTGCTGTGCGACGCCATCCTGATCACGGCCGGCGTGGCCGGTATGGGCACCTTCATCGCCGACAACCCGAATTTCCTGCTGTGGGCCAAGGCTGGCGGCGCGACCTTCCTGATTGCGTATGGCTTGCGCGCGGCCAAGTCGGCCTGGCGTCCAACAGCCCTGACGGTGTCGGCGGCCAAGTCGCCGGAAGGCTACTGGGCCGTGATCGGCGCGGCACTGGCGTTCAGCCTGCTGAACCCGCACGCCTTCCTCGATACGGTGATTTTGCTCGGTTCGATCGGCGGCCAGCATGAAGGCGTGGGACGCTTCTACTTCGCCGGCGGCGCCATCATGGCTTCGGCCCTGTGGTTCTTCCTGCTGGGCTTTGGCGCCCGCTACCTGGCGCCCGTGTTTGCCAAGCCCATGGCCTGGCGCGTGCTCGACGGCATCATCGCCGTCG
Above is a genomic segment from Janthinobacterium sp. 64 containing:
- a CDS encoding LysR family transcriptional regulator ArgP, with product MRVVDYRGLAALDAVIGLGSFEKAAQALAISQPAVSQRIRTLENLEGTLLIIRSHPPLPTEAGQRLIAHYRQVKLLEAALDAQPGPTTQLPELAIAVNADSAATWIPEALGPLLSPPSCLLDIRLDDQDHTLSQLREGRVFACVTSANDLVAGTTATPLGGMRYLCVASPGFAQQWFPHGFTVEAVSQAPAITFGSKDALHERYLQHRLGYTGRYPHHVLGSARDFVRFIEAGYAYGMVPLLQAETALAAGRLVDVAAGQALDVPLTWHAWDIQTPLTRTLSDAVIATARKWLLQD
- a CDS encoding LysE/ArgO family amino acid transporter, producing the protein MDSAIFLKGMGLGASLIVAIGTQNAFLLKQGLKRHYVLTCILVCLLCDAILITAGVAGMGTFIADNPNFLLWAKAGGATFLIAYGLRAAKSAWRPTALTVSAAKSPEGYWAVIGAALAFSLLNPHAFLDTVILLGSIGGQHEGVGRFYFAGGAIMASALWFFLLGFGARYLAPVFAKPMAWRVLDGIIAVVMWAIAASLFL